AGCTACACCATATCCGGTTTGCTTCACCATACGCAGCGCATCTGAAACCTGGTCGTACTCTGCCTTTGCGTAAGCGAAATCCTGCATAAGCTGGAGAAGATGATCCTTCCCTCTGATCTCCACTCCCACAACTTCACGAAGGATATCATCGTAAAGATAATCCGGTGCATATAAATCGATTTCCGCAATCCCCTGCCCCATTTCAATTCCGGCAAGACTTGCCCGTTCAATAAATTCATATTCACTGAAGAAACTCACGACTCTGTCTACATCTCTTAATCGCTTAATATCCTTTACTGTGTCCTTAACCGCTTCCTGGTAGCTTTCGCGGAGCCAGTGGTTTTCCCTAAGCACCATGACCCAGCTCGGAAGATTGACGTTTACTTCAAGCACAGGAAACTCATAAAGGGCCTCTCGCAGGACATTCATGACATCGCTGTCTCTCATGCTTTCTACACTCATCGCAAGCACAGGGATATCATACTTTTCATTAAGCTGCGCCTTTAGTCTCTCTGTTTCAGGATGGTAAGGCTGAACTGTATTGATAACCATAATGAACGGTTTACCCACTTCTTTCAGCTCATCAATGACGCGTTCTTCTGCTTCGATATAATCCGTTCTTGGAATTTCTCCAATTGATCCGTCCGTTGTCACGACCACACCGATCGTTGAATGTTCCTGAATCACTTTGCGTGTCCCGATTTCAGCAGCTTCGTGGAAAGGAATAGGCTCTTCATACCAAGGAGTCGTAATCATCCTTGGTCCGTTTTCATCTTCATACCCTTTTGCACCGGGGACTGTGTACCCGACACAGTCTACAAGCCTGATGTTCACTTCCAGGCCATCCTCCACATGGACGCTGACAGCCTGATTCGGTACAAATTTTGGTTCTGTCGTCATAATGGTTCTTCCGGCTGCACTTTGAGGCAATTCATCCTGGGCACGCGCTTTGTCCGCCTCGCTGCCGATGTTTGGAAGCACCACTAATTCCATAAACTTTTTAATAAATGTAGATTTTCCTGTTCTAACTGCTCCGACAACGCCAAGATAAATATCACCGCCGGTGCGTTCAGCAATATCTTTAAAAATATCTACCTTTTCCAAGCGATCCCCTCCCGGTTTAGCTATATTGGGATACCCCGATTTTTTTCACATTGTTAAGGACACTTTATATTTATGATGTTGTCCTAATTGTTTATGCCTGATTGAGAAAAATTTTCTATCCTGTTCCTCAAAATAAAAAACCCTTCTATCGGAGTCTATGGGTCTCCAGAAGG
The Metabacillus sp. FJAT-52054 genome window above contains:
- the spoIVA gene encoding stage IV sporulation protein A; protein product: MEKVDIFKDIAERTGGDIYLGVVGAVRTGKSTFIKKFMELVVLPNIGSEADKARAQDELPQSAAGRTIMTTEPKFVPNQAVSVHVEDGLEVNIRLVDCVGYTVPGAKGYEDENGPRMITTPWYEEPIPFHEAAEIGTRKVIQEHSTIGVVVTTDGSIGEIPRTDYIEAEERVIDELKEVGKPFIMVINTVQPYHPETERLKAQLNEKYDIPVLAMSVESMRDSDVMNVLREALYEFPVLEVNVNLPSWVMVLRENHWLRESYQEAVKDTVKDIKRLRDVDRVVSFFSEYEFIERASLAGIEMGQGIAEIDLYAPDYLYDDILREVVGVEIRGKDHLLQLMQDFAYAKAEYDQVSDALRMVKQTGYGVAAPALSDMSLDEPEIIRQGSRFGVRLKAVAPSIHMIKVDVESEFSPIIGTEKQSEELVRYLMQDFEDDPLSIWNSDIFGRSLSSIVREGIQAKLSLMPENARYKLKETLERIINEGSGGLIAIIL